The window TCGTGCAGAAGTACCTGCACGACATGACGGCCTGGCAGGGGCTCACCGTCGACGAGCAGGAACGCGTGATCGGCCGCCACAAGGCGGACAACGTCGAGCTCCCCGACGACGTGAAGCCGCCCGACTCCCACGTCGCGCTCAACACCATCACCGACGAGGACGGCACCGAGCGGCAGATCCTGCGCGCCAACATGCCGTTCGGGAACGTCGGCAGCGGCGAGTTCGGCACGTACTTCATCGGCTACGCCCGGACCCCCGCCGTGACCGAGCTGATGCTCTCCCACATGTTCCTCGGCGACCCGCCCGGCACCACCGACCGCATCCTCGACTTCTCGACGGCCGTGACGGGCTGCCTCTTCCACGTGCCGAGCGCCGACTTCCTCGACGACCTGCCGGACCCGCCGACCGCGGCGGCCACGGCGACGGCCGGGTCCGCCGCCGCGACCACCCCGGCCCCCTCGGTCGTGCGTACGGCCCCCGGCGGCACCCTCGGCATCGGCAGCATGAAAGGAGCGTGACCCGTCATGACGGCTTCCGCCGACCCGGCCGGCACCACCAACCTGCACCGCGAACTCGCCCCCGTCACCCAGGCCGCCTGGGAGCAGATCGAGGAGGAGGCCCGGCGCACCTTCCGGCGCCACGTCGCGGGCCGCCGGGTCGTCGACGTGCCCGACCCCGCGGGCCCCGGCCTCGCCGCCGTCGGCACCGGACACCTCACCGGCATCGACCCGCCCGCCCCCGGGGTGACGGCCCGGCTGCGCGAGGCGAAGCCGCTCGTCGAACTGCGGGTGCCGTTCACCGTCAGCAGGGCCGCCGTGGACGACGTCGAGCGCGGCTCGAGCGACTCCGACTGGCAGCCGGTGAAGGACGCGGCGCGGGCCATGGCCTTCGCCGAGGACCGGGCCGTCTTCGACGGCTACCCGGCCGCGGGCATCGACGGGCTGCGGAACCGCAGCTCGAACCCGGTGCTCAGCCTGCCCGCCGAGCCGCGCGACTACCCGGACGCGGTCAGCCGCGCCCTGACCTCGCTGCGGCTCGCCGGCGTCGACGGCCCGTACGCGCTGCTGCTCGGCGCCGACGAGTACAGCGCCGTCAGCGAGACCTCCGACCACGGCTACCCCATCGCCGCGCACCTGGCCCGGATGCTGGACGGCCCGCCGCTGTGGGCGCCGGCGCTCAGCGGCGCGTTCGTCCTGTCCACCCGGGGCGGCGACTTCGAGCTGCGGCTCGGCCAGGACGTGGCGATCGGCTACACGTCCCACGACGCGCACGGCGTCGAGCTGTACTTCCAGGAGACGCTGACCTTCCTGACCTACACGGACGAGGCCGTCGTCGTCCTCCGGCACTGAGCCCGTGACGCGCGAGCTGCTGCCGCTGGCCGCGGTCCCCCGGCTGGTGGGCTCGGCCGTCGTCGGCGTGCTCGTCGGCCTGCTCGTGGGCGTGCTGACCCGGGTGTCGCTGGGCACCCTGTCCGGGATCGCCGCCGGGGAGTCGGTCTTCGTCGTCACCGGCTGGGCCGTGCTCTGGCCGATGGACGCCGCCGCCACCCGCCGCAACGTCGGCCG of the Streptomyces showdoensis genome contains:
- a CDS encoding family 1 encapsulin nanocompartment shell protein; this encodes MTASADPAGTTNLHRELAPVTQAAWEQIEEEARRTFRRHVAGRRVVDVPDPAGPGLAAVGTGHLTGIDPPAPGVTARLREAKPLVELRVPFTVSRAAVDDVERGSSDSDWQPVKDAARAMAFAEDRAVFDGYPAAGIDGLRNRSSNPVLSLPAEPRDYPDAVSRALTSLRLAGVDGPYALLLGADEYSAVSETSDHGYPIAAHLARMLDGPPLWAPALSGAFVLSTRGGDFELRLGQDVAIGYTSHDAHGVELYFQETLTFLTYTDEAVVVLRH